Genomic segment of Macaca nemestrina isolate mMacNem1 chromosome 3, mMacNem.hap1, whole genome shotgun sequence:
GCAGAGTTCAAGGCTCCCTCCTGGAGGAATGGGCAGAGTCACCCTGTGCAGTGCAGTCAAGGTACTTGGGGTGTAGCTTTGCCTCCCCACAACCTTGTCGAAGTAGACTTGGGGGAGAGGGAGCGGGACATCCCACCCCATCACCCAAGATCGCTGGGGGCTTCCACTGCCTGCTACTCTTCTACACAACCAGGCCAGGAGCACAGGCACCCACACAGGCACCCCTTACCTTGCTCTCTGCTCTTGGGGTCTCAGCTGTCAGCTGCACCACAGGTGTGTCCTCCGCTGAGGCTGAATGCAGCTGCCTGGGGAGACAGAGTCAGCAGAAGGTCCATGCCCCACACCCCATAACCCCGGCGTCCCCTGCTCCAGCACTGAGCTGCCACTGCCTTTCCCTGTACTGCTGTGCCGGCTCATGAACACTCAGCTAGAGTGCACCAGGCATGCGGCTGCCCCAAGCGACCTGGCCACAGAGCAGCCTCACCAACCTCACCCAGCAGGAAAACACACaccctgcctgccagctctgggAGAAGCAGGCTGCGAGCCCTAAAGTCAGCACAACGCAGCCCAAGGGAACCACAAGGATGAGCACATCCCTTTCACTGTGAAACTGACAAAAGGCTTCAGGtgtggaggctggggcaggtgtggGCAGCAAGCCACCCGAGGTGCCAAGGCAAGAGACTGAGGGCACaagctgttccagtataataaatagataaaataagaaGTTATGCTagaaatagatgatagatatgaTTACATATGAATATTATTAATCATTACTTCGTAGCATCACTCTTTATTCCAATGTTATAATAATCTCTGTTCTACAATTATAACCTAGGAcaaaccaggccatacagaggTAGGAGCTGAAGGGACACGGTGAGAAGAGACCAGAAGACAAGAGTGTGAGCCCCTGTCACGCCCGGACAGGGCCActagagggctccttggtctagcggtaacGTCAGTGCCCGGGGAAGGCACCTGTTACTTAGCAGACTGagaaagggagtctccctttccctGGGGGAGTTAGAGAAGACTCTGCTCCACCACCTATTATGAAAGGCCTGACATGAGTCAAGCCTGTCCACAGCCATCCGGAGGCCTCGtcctccctgtgatgctgtgcttcagtggtcatgCTCCTGTTTCACTTTCATGTTCTGCTCTGTACGCCTTCTAGAGCTTCTAGAGAACAGTAGCAGaattagtgaaagtactaaaGTCTTTGAAATGCATAGAAGAAATAATGGCGTTAagctgtcctctctctctccccaactcGGCTGCCAAACAGGGAAAGGCCTGGTGGACACGTGACTCACGTGACGTTACCTATCACTGGAGATGGCTCACATTCCTTACCCTGTCCCCTTGccttgtatccaataaataacAGCTCAGCCAGGCATTCGGGGCCATTACAGTCTCCATGCCTTGGTGGTAGTGATCCcccgggcccagctgtcttttcttctatctcttttccttgtgtctttatttctatgatCTCTGTCTCCGCACATGAGGAGAAAAAACCCACAGACCCAGTAGGGTTGGACCCTACAGGCAGGACAATCTCCCACTGAGCAACTCTAGGGGATGCAGCCTAAGACCATTCAGCCAGGAGGCAGCAGACCTACGGCCAAGACTCCAGCAAGCAGTAGACGCCACCCCAGGCAGTAACAGGCTTTGCCTGGCTTTTGGAGTTACATGCCCAAGTCAAGTTCACCTGAGGAGGGACATGACTGGGGGACAGGGTCCTGCCCAAGGTTGGCCGCATTTGGCTTCTGGCCTAAGCCCACCCTTATTGGATCCCTCCTTAGGCTGGGAGCACTAAAGAGATGCATGGCGCCAAGGCAAGGCCAAGAACCCTCAGCTGGGATCCACCTGAGCCCTGTTTTTGCCCAGAGGCCCCTTCTCAAGGGGAGCCCACCCGACCTCAAaggagtatcttttttttttttttttttttttgagaccgagtctcgctctgccgcccaggctggagtgcagtggccggatctcagctcactgcaagctctgcctcccgggttcccgccattctcctgcctcagcctcccgagtagctgggactacaggcgcccgccacctcgcccggctagttttttttgtattttttagtagagacggggtttcaccatgttaagcgacctcgtgatccgcccgtctcggcctcccaaagtgctgggattacaggcttgagccaccgcgcccggccctcaaagGAGTATCTGATGACACCTCTGGGTCCTTGACCACACACACTGCGGGGCAGCTGCCCCACACCAcactccccaccccatccccataCTTACTGGCTCAGACACGTGCCTGGCTCCTCCGTGGCAGGCCCAGCACTCAGCTGTTCAGACACTGGCCGGCCCAGCCTGGTCTCAGGGCTTTCTGGGGGCTGGGCCTCTCTGTGACCAGACAGGGTGTCACCTCTGAACGGGTTGAAGTTTGGGTCATCCAGTTTGTCCCAGTCGAGGTGGTAAGAGCCCCGAGAAGCCGGCATGGGGGggtcctcctccacctcctgcagGGCCTTTTGCTGCCTCGCTGCTGCTCTCCTCAAGGGAGGCTTGAGGCCAGATCTCTCTCCCAGTCTCCTTGGTGGGGCTGCCCTTTTGCTGGTGGCGCCATCAGATAAATCAAATTCTAGTTTTATGGGTCCGCTCCTCGAGGAGCTGGCCATTTGGTCCACAGCTGCTTCTTCCTGAGGACTCAGGGTCACGGCCCTGCCAGTCACCAGGCGGCTGGTCGGGGCTGTGCTCTCAGGACAAGAAGTGTGTGCACAGGGAAGGGCCTGAGTGTCATCTGCTGGCACGGGGGTGCCCATACCCACAGGGCAGGCCAGGGCCTCACCAGGCAGACCCCCCAGGGGTGCTCCTCCGCAGGCTTCCTCAGGGATCGCACTAGGAGGCGAAGTGGCCCCTGCTGTGGGAGCAGAGACCCCACCATGCCGGCATTCTTCCTTGGCTCTGTGTGGAGTCTCTGCTTTGTGCTGGGACTCTGTCCTGGAAGGGTCTTCGAGGGTCTCAAAGGTGGGTGTCATTTTTCTGTCTAAGGAATAGGAACTAATATTTTCCTCCAAGGCTTGTTCAGGGCTGCCAGACACTTTTTCTGGAGACACCATTTGGTTCTCAGAACTTCCTGGGCTCTGGGAAGAACTTGAGCAGTCCAGGTCAGCCAGGGCACCCGGGCCAGGCTCGCTGGAGCTGCCACTCCCAAAGGCTGGGCTTGCATCCCCCAGGAGGTTGGCGTCAGCCTCCACTGGTTTCTGTAGAATTCCATGAGTAGTTTTGGCATCCACTTCCTTGATGAGCTGTTGGCTTTTAAAACAGACTTAGTCAACGTGAAGCAGTGAGTACTTGTGAGGTTAGGTGGCCTCGGCATCCATTCTCAACACAAGCTTAACTCTCTCACACCAGAAGCAGGGCTGAGTCACCCTTGGCACAGCTTCCCATTCTCCACCCCCCACCCTAGTTCCTCAATGTGGTTCCTTCCTGTCCTCCCAGGGACCAACTCCCTGTGGAACAGATGGACACAGCCACGTGACGTCCTCGCTGACCCCCGCCTCCGCCCCATTTCTTGGGGTTGGCTATGCATGGGGTTCCAACTTGCAGGGGTGCCTGTGGGCTGCTTGCCTGTTTAATTGTGCTCATCATGCACTTTGGCAAGTGCTGGACCCAGAGTCCTccagcagcctctgccacccAAACAGCACTCGTCATCATGCACAAAGTCTGCACCCAGGCACCACAGCAAGGATGCAGCACAGGCTGCTGCCTGGGGGGTCAGATGTGGGACACCACACCCAAATGCCTCAAGCTGAtgccagagaaagaagcttagaGGCACCTCTCCCACCTGGTAGACTGGGCTCCTCAATTTCCCActgcttcctttatttttatttatttatttattttttgagatgaatttttgctctgttgccaaggctggagtgcaatggcatgatctcggctcactgcaacctctgcctctggggttcaagcgattctcctgcctcagcctcccaagtagctgggactacaggtgcccgccaccatgcccggctaattttgctttgtatttttagtaaagacaagttttcaccatgttgaccaggctggtctagaactcccgaccttaggtgatccacccacctcagcatcccaaagtgctaggattacaggcaggagccacggTGACCGACATCCACCACTTCCTGTAAAAAATCCATTCAAGCGCCTGCCCACCAGCATACAGTGACCCCACCCTACTCCCTGATAGACGAGGCTGGCTGCCACCCTCTCAGCTGTCCCCTGCCTGTGCTCCAGGGCCTGCCCTAGTCCTCCGTGTGGCCTCCAGCCTGCTGTGGGCCTGTAAGTTAAAATCACTATTTCCACCTGTGTTTCTCCTAATCACCGAAGGGTGTGCACCATCTTAATGACCCTGAATTCTAACATTAAGGGACCTGACAGCATTCTGATGACACTTTAGTCTGTGTGAAAACATCAGCTATAAGCAAAACAAGAAAGCTCAGTCAACACTGTCCTCTGGCTTAAACTTCCCCCAAGGACATGCCCACAGATCAGCCCTGGGGACATGCAGGCCCTGGACAGCCAGCAGGGGCGTGGTAAACAAAGGTTTTCTGCACGGATCTGCTTTCCCCTTCAGGTAGGGAACTGGCAGTGCtgtggccagggccagggccagggccagtcACAGCCTTCACTGAAGGACAAGGTTGAGGTGCACGATGCCACCTTCAGGCACAGAAGGGCCTGAGTGGCCTCTGCAACACCTCCCTGGATTGTGGCCACACTGGCGCAGCACCCGCCTGCCACAGTGGAGCGCCATGGGTGCAGAGAACACCTTCCCAGGGGCCCACCATTCCCAGGGCACTCCCTGCTCACAATGTGGGACTGCAGGGCATAGGGCCCTGACAGAAGAGGCGGCTGTTGGGATGGCTGGGGCTCAACTACAACACAGAGAGCACAAACGCTGCATCACTTGTTCCCCGGCCTTCAGGTCCCTCAGAAGATGCAGGGTCATGTGCCAGTGCCTCAGATAAGGGGCCCCTGTTACCTGCCCTTCTCTTCCAACTCTTCTCTAAGTTTGAAGATGTCAAAACTGAGAAACTGAGGGTTAGGGACCTGTCGGACTGTTCACAACTCCTCTGCTGCCCAGCTGCCACCTCAGGGTGGCGTTGCCCTCCCAGGCGGCTACTCAGCTGTCCTTGGAATGATACGTGGGCAGTTGCACACAGCGGCTGCTCTTGGTCTCATCCCACTGACGTGGGAGCACCACAGCAACCACCAGCTGGGCCAAAGCAGAATTCCAGAAGGGAGATGACAGCCACGAGCCCAAGCCACGAGCTCAGAGTCACTCTGGCTGCAGCCCCACAGGGCCACCCTCCCAAGCCCCTCCTAGCTCCTTTACACCCTCTGCCCTATGGAGGCTGCTGGGTGGCCCTGGAGGCATAGGGCAGAGGCAAGGGCATCTGTGGCTCTGGGACGGATCACACCCATGGCAGCTGGGAGACGACTTCTCTGCTCCTGGTCCTCCCCTCCTGCTTGGGGTCGTTGTGAACCAATGTCTGATTCATTCTCACTTTGTTTGACCAAATTTCAAAAGGGGTAAAATCCAACTTGAAAAGTAGCAAGCAGATATAGCAAGAACTGCAAATTCAGGCTGGAGGGGTGGAGGGGAGACAGGCCCAGGGCCCAGAGAAGGACATAGGAAATGCTGCCTGCACTTACTGGTGACATTTTATCTCAGGGAGTGAGAAGCATTAGTGGTATTGTGTTCCTTATGCTCTTCTTCGCACACCTAAAATCTGTTTAAAAGTTTTGGGccagtcgggcgtggtggctcatgcctgtaatcccagcactttagaaggccgaggcgggcagaccacttgaggtcgggagtttgagaccagcctgaccaacatgcagaaaccctgtctctactaaaaatacaaaaaattagctgggcgtggtggtgcatgcctgtaatcccagttactcgggaggctgaggcaggagaatcgtttgaacccgggagatggaggttgtggtgagctgagatcgcgccattgcactccagcctgggcaacaagaaaaactccgtctttaaaaaaaaaaaaaaaaaaaaaaaaatggccgggcatggtggctcacaactgtagtcccagcttctaaggaagccaaggtgggaggactgcttgagcccaggaggtgaaagttgcggtgagctgtgatggcaccatggcactccaccccgggtgacaaagcgagaccctgtctcaaaacagcaacaacagttACATCAGCAAAAACCAGCAGAAAATCATGCCTCTGGGGTCCCTTCCCACCCTGGATGCAGATGAGGTGTTCCCAGGTGCCCAGACCGATTAGTTCAGCCACAGAGTAAAGAGCTGCTTCCAGGGTCCTCCCTTTCCAGGCAAAGACAGACACCGCCTTGCCATCCGCTTGCAGTTAAGCATCAGGTCGGCCAGCAGACTGCCAATGCCAAGCCTAACCCAACACCCAGCGCCTGGCAGAGCCCTCCAACCATGCACACTCTGAGGGGTGGATCACACAACATGGTTTCTTTGCCTACAAGTCTATCTGCTCTTTCCAAGTCCTAATAGGGTGGGCGGAATTCAAGATAAATGAAACTATGGATTGCCTTCCTGGAGATGGGGCCAAGACATTTCATCAAATTAGAGGAGCAAAGATCGAAGCCAATTGGTTGGCAAAAGCACAGCAAAAATGTGAAGTatgggctgggcgcgatggcttatgcctgtaatcccagcactttgggaggctgaggcaggtggaccacctgaggtcaggagttcgagaccagcctggccaacatgaagaaacctcatctctgctaaaaatacaaaaattagccaggtgttggtgggcacctgtaatcccagctactggggaggttggggtgggagaatcgcttggacatgggaggcggaggttgcagtgagcagagatcgtgtcactgccctccagcctgggcaacaagagcaaaactccatctcgggggTGGGGGGGAGTGAAGTATTAAGTTATCCAAGTATCTGATGGTCGACTTTTCTGTTAGTGAGCTGGCCACATGCTGCATACACTCAGTGCAGATTTCAGGAGAAATCCAGccaggccggccgggcgcggtggctcacgcctgtaatcccagcactttgtgaggctgaggcgggtggatcgcaaggtcaggagatcgagaccatcctcgctaacacggtgaaaccccgtctctactaaaaaatacaaaaaaattagccgggcacggtggcgggcgcctgtagtcccagctactcggggagcctgaggcaggagaatggcacgaacctgggGTGGGTAGAGTTTACAGTAAGTGGacatagtgccactgcactccagcctgggcaacagagcaagactccatctcaaaaaaaaaaaaaaaaaaaaaaaaaaaaaatttcagccaAGGCCTGACAGAACAGGACAGCACGTTTCTGCAAGAGCCATCGGACAGACAGGGTGAAGCTCCAGCATGTCCAGTAGCATGAACACTTACTTCTCTTTCTGCGTCCACACCGGGTGACAGTTTTCCAGTCCAAGGGTATCACCCTGAGCCAAAGGAGCCTCAAGTTTGCTGGCCATGCTAGGACTTAGAATCCTGTGCGTCTGTGGATCCCGCAGAGGTGTCTGAAAAGTCACCTGTTGTGGAGTGAGGAGGAGAGCACCCATTCATTAGTTCAAGCTGTTACAGCCACACCAGCAGTGTCCTGCAGCTCAGAGGTCACCAGGAAAGCAGGTCCTAGGGCAACCTGGCTAGCCACACACTGTAGAGGTCACACTTACCTTCATAGCTTTGGCCACGTTCTTGGgtggcacattttctttctgTGACACACGAAGAACAGACGATCTTCCGGTAACTTCTGgtgaggaaaacaggaagtcgcaattttctgtacttttttcaCTGCTGACATTTTTGTCGTTTAAGACCTGCAGACTCATTCTGGAAAAGCAGAACATGTTTGTGTCAGTGTGAGGGCAACACAACCACATTGTCCAGACACAGACATGACAGCTGCCGCAGGGAGCACGACCCCTTCCGGCACAGGTGTGCTCATTGTTCTGGAGCTCACACCTCCCACACATGTCCTCTGCCAAGTGGGGCAGAGAAAGCCTCCGATTGAGTCCCCATCCTGCTTCAGAGACTCACTCTCCAGCCTGGCACCGGGAGCCATGGGCAGCACCGCTGCCTCCTGGGACCAAGAGCTAAAGGGCCTTCAGGCTAagatggtgagaaagaaaaaccaagacCGCATAATCTCTACTGTTGTATTACCACGTCAGGCAGAAGTCAGGAGACAGGAAAGCCCTGGCCTATAAGAAACCCAGAAGAGCCAGAGGAAGCCGCGGTCT
This window contains:
- the LOC105483837 gene encoding transforming acidic coiled-coil-containing protein 3 — encoded protein: MSLQVLNDKNVSSEKSTENCDFLFSSPEVTGRSSVLRVSQKENVPPKNVAKAMKVTFQTPLRDPQTHRILSPSMASKLEAPLAQGDTLGLENCHPVWTQKENQQLIKEVDAKTTHGILQKPVEADANLLGDASPAFGSGSSSEPGPGALADLDCSSSSQSPGSSENQMVSPEKVSGSPEQALEENISSYSLDRKMTPTFETLEDPSRTESQHKAETPHRAKEECRHGGVSAPTAGATSPPSAIPEEACGGAPLGGLPGEALACPVGMGTPVPADDTQALPCAHTSCPESTAPTSRLVTGRAVTLSPQEEAAVDQMASSSRSGPIKLEFDLSDGATSKRAAPPRRLGERSGLKPPLRRAAARQQKALQEVEEDPPMPASRGSYHLDWDKLDDPNFNPFRGDTLSGHREAQPPESPETRLGRPVSEQLSAGPATEEPGTCLSQQLHSASAEDTPVVQLTAETPRAESKEGALNSASISLPTSCPGSEPVPTHQQGQPAFELKEESFRDPAEVLGMGAEVDYLEQFGTSSFKESALRKQSLYLKFDPLLRDSPRRPVPVAVETSSMHGANEPPSGSPREAKLVEFDFLGALDIPVPGPPPGVPAPGGPPLSTGPIVDLLQYSQKDLDAAVKATQEENRELRSRCEELHGKNLELGKIMDRFEEVVYQAMEEVQKQKELAKAEIQKVLKEKDQLTTDLNSMEKSFSDLFKRFEKQKEVIEGYRKNEESLKKCVEDYLAKITQEGQRYQALKAHAEEKLQLANEEIAQVRSKAQAEVLALQASLRKEQMRIQSLEKTVEQKTKENEELTRICDDLISKMEKI